The genomic window CAATATATTGATGTTAAACACAACAggctatttcaaaaatatgtaaaatattaatatgatatacaggtaattaggtattttgattatttggtTTAAATAGATGAAACacaaatcacaaaaataagaCAACTGTATAACTAATGTATTTGTTcaaagttacaattttttgttagtttaatgtatttcatatatttttttgttagttaaatgattcatatatttcatacttcttatgttttttcaaaataataataattttacagtaaaaaaaaaaataataataaaaaatcatgatataatatttgtaataacaatttttgtccTGATAGcttcattttgtatttaaaagcaatatttttgttaggcATATCAATTAActtgttaaattgttttcatttccATTCAGTAACCAATGCCAAAAGAATTAGAATATGGTGAATGTTTAATTCCAAATGAATGTGCTGGTTGCAAATCAACTTGAACCTGAAATAATAGTAACAGTGTGATAATAATTTcctgtaaataattgtacataaacataagttgagtatattataatactagctgtttttactttttttttttatatagacataagtcttgttataaaaaattttgtcagataatgtgaaatattgaataggtAACTTTTCAAGACCCATTCCGTTAACGCATATCTTTGCtcgaattaatttattaatctgcTGAAGttctttttactaaataaatttgacaaatattaatgaatcttaaaaacagaatttttattttacatatcatcaaaaaaaaaaaaaaaaataccttaaaatcatgttaatgattaaatcatttaaaatactgtaaGCTTAGCagattgatatattaatatttttgtttttgtgtatataattttcttttctttttttcttttgtaaccatggacataatagtataactataattaaagtCTGTCATAATTTATCTGTGTCTAGTATCTAAAGGGTAAAGCCTCACCTGGTTCTATATGTATGCTAAGaacataattagtttttaatttttgtaactaCTGTATCTTATActactaattactaatcaatgtgaaatttaatttattttataatttgtgctTTTTAACGTGTATTAAATTCATCGTAATCTAGTCAATTTGTGCATATACTAGACTTTTTCTAATTTGCCCGAAGTGCATTACACAAATTACTTTGAAGTGTTTATGCTGTATGCACTGACCTATTCttgttcatatattattcctTCATATTGTGAATGTCTTATACCAAAAGAATAGGATGGTACAGATGATTTTAACATTGTCACCTAAAATgtttcatatattaatttaagattattatatacatattatactgtgaaaaaattaagtattaaatgacTCGTGTTGactatgttatattgtttttatatatttattaatttgtatgattgtgtatacaataaataaattatcaaattgatTTTCCAATTactgacatttttattactgtaCAACCCTGTACAACcatataaacaatacaaaatcgaATCATACTTTactataagactaacttatgaggaatttcataataaaattttaagtattttgacttaaccaaaaaaattttatcggtatttataaaaaaaaaccaaacaaaaacgaatatttcaaatgcttataaataacattaaaataagagaaatatttaaaaaattaaatcaagtaaagaAAATGGCAATCTAAATCactggtgaaattttaaagtatctacgactgtcgacttatactttttgaataataacaagtatttaaaatcgtttgagcctttgaggataaatcgttattattaagcaattttgtaaaaatttgaactttagacgcttatgaacaaaaaattgtgactaacgatttttaatttttttaactataatcagaacaacttataagaaaccttgtattaaattttcaagttaccTGAAACTATATAATCgacactcaaaaaaaaaaatctcagaaaaatcaaaaatttcagttgtctttaaatagctcaaatatttttaaaaattaactgttcaaaatttaacttcgttcagaatctaaattgaatgtttttgttattacctataaatttacaaaacaatcCAAATtgggtatttttttagtaataattatttttatgtttagaaaGTGCTATAATAGATGgttgataaaaatttcatgTCTCTAGTCctctaaaaatttttgaattacaacaacaAACGAAATCGATTTTCCTCTAATAAAgaattaagaattaaattaatgtttatgttttttataaataaaataaatagttgcaTAATTCATcagaaattatttgttaaattttatttgtgtataccGATTACTGCTTTGAAAGTAGTTAAACAACATCACCAGCGTAATAATCTGGTTTGAAATTAcacgcttaaaaaaaatattcgtaatTTTCGTGAATCATTAAAGGTTTTCTAAGgaaattttccaaaatatcgCTTTTTCAgacttgttaaaaatttaaatttgagaggaataatattcaataaccaataaaacacatttaacaCGACAGTAATTAGTGTACTAAAAATTTAGTGAAATAaccaaaattttgaaaattcttatGTCTGCCTCACACAAGTACAGACTTATACAGATGTGCAACCGATACTCATAAGGACCATCATACTGATTGTTGTTAACTTTACTAATACAccatataataacttatgtagttacctataatatggcCGTGTGTACCGCGTTGTACACGTCTTGTATAACGTATCTTAATTTTAAGCCTATCAAAACATTACGATGTTACTCGAACACTTATAATACGGCCCACAACACTGGTGCCgacttatagtataatatttggagGAAAATGGACagactcatataatatagaagacACTAGTCACAGTACAGCTGTATTGCGAGAGGACGATGCACCGCCGAGCTCTGCAATTGTGCATCAGCCTATACTTTCGGATATGCGCGTCACGACTAACCTTTTCGGGAGAATACGCTCCCGGGCCGGGTCTGGGGGAATTGTCGCCGGGCATGTTGTACCGAGCGCTGACCGTGTACGCCGGCGATTTCGGTTTAATACTGTCTGCGCTTACGTCGTTGTAAGCGCCCGGGCCGGGGTTCAGGAGTCGGCCGTCCGGAAATTCCTTGGTGCGACCGGATATGCTGAACGATGGGGCCGCCTTAAAGTGACCCTCCTTGGCTGCGCCCATCACTGTCGGTATGTTGTACACGTTGGGGGCCGGGTTCGGGTTCGGCTTTTCCACTTGCGTCTTTAACCCGAACGTGTACTGCGGCGAGTGTTCGTGGATCACCTTTTCTGCCTTTTCCGGGTTGTAGTCGCCCGGAGCCGGGAAGTTGTCGGGCCTAACTTCTTTGGGTCTCGAGTGCAGGGTAGACGCTGGCGGTGTGTCTTTACCTGTAACAGTACGCGCCATtatagaatacaatattatatattagtgtgGTAAATGGTAATGATGGTAATCCGTTCAAGTGCGgttacaatatacctaccattAATTCGTTGTATCGAAGAGTCTTaactatttgtaaaatattttgttttgggcaattcgatatttttgaaaatattctaatttttttaaagtaatcgGTTTTTATCCCATTGGTTgactgaatacatttttaatttcatattcttaaaacaatatttttcggagacttaaatacaaaaaattctcGTACGAACACGAGtggttataagtaataagttttGACCTTTTAACGTTAATACTACTTAATGAGTGGAAAAAACACAGGGATATTTCTTCAAAATGTCACTCACTTCTCCGCTCATCGaaactttaaacatttattatatagttatcgttattataagttattactaattaattattcgtttgaaattcaattttaatgtatcGAAGTACCTACTCTGAAAAATTACGATAAAtgtcatgttattataatttttcagttgttagtaaatgtattattgataatattgtcaaataaatacacaaatccgaaaatctatttaaattgtatgaaaagaatacagaatatattttatatgtatgataaaatatatcatgatatttattatctataaaaaatttgaaatttgctATTTTCTTCgaagtctatataatattcaacacaaaagttatgtacaattttgaaaatatattatagttgtactACGTATTTCAGAAAACTTATTctcagaaattatattttcagactGTTTGCAATGACTCAATGTTTGCatattttgcaatattttcatgaacgaggatgatataggtataacagtgctgtttctattaaaaatacgatGTAATTGTCTAAGTACTGAGATACAAAATATGAGTAGTTAATAAcaggtaggtacaatattatacgcgggcgataaatatttatatatttagccattcaagtaggtactaagaatattattattatgttgaactAACCTTTGGAACTCAACCCGGTGATGTTATATTGACCCGGTCCTGGTCCGGcactatcatttttttcattgtgtctattaaatgtaataataattattcattttctaaaatttattcgttaataaaatatgatttaaaccaatacaaatacattatgtCAAAATAACATACCTTGCACCAAAACTAAAGGCTGGCGCACGTCCACGTTTGGATTCTGGTACTAAGTTTCCTGTaaagaaattcaaataaaataattataaaaaataataataattaaaataattattgtacctacattttttaccACTggttctaattttttaattaattctaaacAATACTATAGAACAGCAATTCTCAACCTTTTTTCATTCACGTACCCCTTGACTTCTCACCACAATTTCACGTACCTATCCCAAATAtcaatttagaatataaataagcgaaaaacaattttttcgaGTACCCCAGGTTGAGAACCGCTGCTATagaagtatacatttaaaaactgaaaaatgtgtataatataatagtttagtaTAAGTACAACGACTTCtgcaaaaaatatgaattttaaaattagtccAATCTTTACTtagtctttatattttaaatgaaaaaaaaaatttgactaaTTCACGGGGTATGAAAGTTTTTCCTATTGAAGAcacgtttttatactaaaaacgttTTGGCCCAAATATTCCACTTGCGTATCacgtgtaatttatataattttaagggtTTTGTGTATAAGTACGTGTACTTACTATAGTTTGCAGCAAAGGTAAGTTTAGACATAGATTTGTATAGCtctataacttatatacactatacagtaataatgtagtttatttattatttaatattttaatatgttgtaattattatatttacacgtaCCTATGAACGCTCGGCTGGAATTGATTGAGCTAGCGGATACCACCCCGAGTATTAGCCATAGAGTCATACACAGTGGTCAGTGGTTTTAGGTAAATAGTACGTGGGACAGGGCGGGACCGTTTTCCTTCACTGTCCATtttcctcaaaaaaaaaaggttggtTTCCATTTTCcttcacattatttttaaataaaattatgtctatTTTTCTCCAATATTTTAGTCAGCGTATAGTGTTGCTTtccgtattataaaaataaaatacctatgacTATAGGATCACATTTTGCCACCccttattattaactaatttattattttatttattgattgatgtatttttatcgACGTgagtacttttttattataattttaattttatttttagacacCTGCCAAATTCAGCGCGTACGGTACTacggtgtattattttattataattattatactttaaatatttgatttgttcttttatttttaatttaacattttgataacgaatgacgattttattattttatttattggagGAAACTGGACAGTGGAGGAAGACGATATCTCGTTTTTGGAGGAAAATGGCTACGGCCGTGGGAGAAGGTGGTAGTTTTTTTAGTCTTAACCGTAGGGCCAGGTATAAGCATTTCTTTCACATTCTCCTATTTGAATTAAGTTActcgttattttttaacttggtCATTAAAATCGCCAAATCGGGAGAATTACAATTGCCTAGACTTATTTTATCTATCTTAGTTAAAATGGTGCAGATTACCtaggtattacattattatgataggTATTGTGAAATTATACTTTGGTAACTAAGTGATGTATAAATTGATCTTTGatctattataatgtattgatttgtagtgtcaaataattattaaatttaaaaaataaaatatgttatttataaaaataaagataatttagaaatttttttttaaataaaattaattaacgtaGTTTATGAGaactataatgaattataaaaaagcgggcaagtgagtaccgctctgctgtacattaggtgccgtatggatcattattatatattataggagtgttaaatttgaatccaatgatagttatcattgtatacgaaaaacgattctgaacgaagatgatttgtcagcctaggatataatttctagtggttggtgaaaaaggtgatttatgttttaatggcctgaatacaacaaaatttaagttcttttataataattgtaagctaaacttatgaaaaaccttgtattaaattttcaactcttagctacttatacaaaaatttttatgaaatatacctacaaaataatttgcaagtattcatatttttgacgaatttttgtcaatatttgaacttcaaatgctaataaaaaaaaattgtgcctatgtattcttataattttttaatcactataataataacttatgaagaACTTTGCATTaacttttcaagtattttgatagggccaaaaagattttatcgacacataaaaaaacaattttcagaaaaattgaaaatttcagttgtctataaatagctcaaaaaaactcaaaatatttcgaaaattaaatcacgtaaagaaaacgctagtcttaataactgataaaattttcaagtatctacgacttatactttttgaataataacaaatatttaaaatcgtttgaggataaatcgttatcgttacgcgatttcgttaaaatttaaaattcaaacgcacttaaaatttttcctataatgatgcttcgagttttctctatagatacttgaaggtaaactaatggaaaacttagtgttgtatttttaatccttagttataaacacaaaaaaattttatgatttttcaacttcaaataatttgcaaatattcatgcttttgacgaattttcgtcaaaatttgaacttcaaatgctaataaaaaaaaattgtgcctatgtattcttataattttttaatcactttaagaataacatatgaagaactttgtataaaattttcaagtattttgatagggccaaaaaaattttatcgacccttcaaaaaaaattttcagaaaaattgaaaatgtcagttgtctataaatagctcaaaaaaactcaaaatattttgaaaattaaatcaagtaaataaaatgccaatctaaataactggtaaaattttcaagtatctacgacttatactttttgaattataacaaatatcaaaaatcgtttgaggctaaaccgttatttagcgcggttttgtaaaaatttaaatttcaaacactcataaaatttttttgtctgaatccggtagagttttttttacagataattgaagaaaaatgtatggagaatcttgtaccaaattttcaaaacttagttataaaagaaaaaaattttatgatttttcaacttcaaaattacttgcaaattttcgcgttttcgacagatttcgtaaaaacttgaactataaacgcttataaaaaaaaattgtgactaacgatttttaattttttttagctacattaaaaacaactcataaggaaccttgtattaaattttcaaaactttttggtcatccaaacattttttatcgacactttaaaaaaaatttctcaaaaaaatcgaaaatttcagtggtctataaataactcaaaaaaagtcaaaattttttgaaaattttactatatacggataccactgacattaacatttggtgaaaatttcaagtattttcagtgattagtttttgaattacaaccataaaaaaaaatcgatttggtcgaaaactggttttgcgttaaaattcccgtttttccgtcatttttttttggtttttcccggcgcttttgaaaactattggaaattttttacttttgaccccccAAAGTACAAACTACATTCACTTTCCTATCCGAAACAGAgtccactttttaaaatcggagcacttttactgctccaaaacgtggtgacagacacaaaaaaaaaaaaaaacacatcattgtaaaatcaatacattcatcacttcgttcagaatctaaaataagtatttatttaaactttacgTAAGAAAGTAAGTTACTTACTACTAAAAGAAGTGATACTATCCTCTCGTACTCCACTCACTTTGATTGACTATACAGAACCCCGggtattcattataatgtatataatattacaaaacgcTACAGACCGATTTTTCGATAATCTATATCCCAGATagcatttttgtaaattgtaatgataatattatactaatatcatCATatcttcattaaaaaaataatattaaattacaaataattatacaatatcaaataatgattttgttaaataatattataaaaatattgataatttaacgtcataatcaaaatattaaaatattttgattatgatATCATTAAGTTGTTATAAACGaatgttttaaatgatattttagatattttaaatatgttaataatatgatatcataatcaaaatagtaaaataatattctgaatgatatattatttactagtaTACACTAAACTAAATGCCTAGATtccagtaaaattaattaaataacggATTTCAACAATCGTTTCGTTCAAACTCGAACTCCAAAATCGaagttttttgtaaatacgaTGAATGGTACCGCGGTCTATTTTGTACGTGAATAAATTAGTGCGATTtggttaagtttatattaagaaattatacGTAATGTCAtaattatacgatattatgtattaaatgaaCACTCTCccaattagaatttttttaaacgcgcttttattaatatattaatttatattatgtttaacttGTTTAAGACTCACCGACAAGAGTTGGTAATGCTACCGCTGCTGGCCCAGGACCGGAAAATTCCGCAGCGATTGGGCCTCGTCTTTTAGTCGGCGTCCATTGTCTTTGTTGAAATCCGcccattgtttaaaataaattacttacgtCTGTTACACTTGGTaccttgaaataataaaattatatatcatgaTAAATGGTTctttgttatgtattatttttttcctttaaaagACAATAGTTCATGACAACTTaggtgtgtattataatttataaaatagcaatATCGAACATATAGACTTTATcatgttaagtatatttaagtattcaatattatactattataatgggtttttcaatatttatatactataatatgtacaaatccATACTATAAAACCAAGTAGTTGTCACATATACAAATCCACACCGTTCAACGTATCGtcaccaaataattttttttaaattttctaaccTAATCTGACAGTTTGCTGAAGATTTTAGTACCactttatttaagaaataagtccaatattttgacattttcagattttcacagaaatatgttatatataaacgCACTATTTGatgtaaaaacgaaaaatatccACGTGTTCCTATACtctatactttatagtaatagtatgtgtatctttatttcatttatttttaaaaatataataagtatttataagttacacaaaataagttGTGTCTCTcctgtaaaatttgaatttcgtcgtatatgtattatatattacagtcAAGTCAGTCGACTCTCAGTAACTCGAAATCCTTGATAtttcgaataaataaaattccccttcaaataacaataaaacttaatgttaaaataatctttgTCAACTCgaaaattaattgaacaaGATTTCGATATTTCGAATTTTCTTATCCAAATTTAGAACTAAACACATGTAGAAATTCtgttatactatgtataagaTGATATCATCTCCAATGTATTGAACAATGATGAAGAAGAAGTCGAAGACCCGCAAATAGAACCTTAGTAAAAAAGCGACACTTGCTTTAGAAAAATtacgtaaatatattgaaatcaatGAAGGCATggaagatttatttaaaccactcaattatttagaaaataaaatagagaacaatgttttaaataaagataaacgaTAACTTTTGGACCAAtactttaaaagtaatatgtaggatatatttttatttctttaatgtaAAGTGTAaactactaaataaatttaatgttaaaaaaaaaaaaaaaaaaaaattgataactaAATGTTTAGTAAGTCGAATTTTTTTCCCGCGAACTTCGAGTTATCGAAAgtacactgtataatatattaaaatgattgtttaaactgtttaaagcGTATAGTTAAGTAATAGCCAACGACTCACCTCagaatatgtaggtacctatatataagatcgacgatgaatcaattaaaattgtcgACGTGTGTGGTATAGATATGTGACAACAGTTCGATGCTTTGAACGGTCCCGCGGAGTTCGAAGTATAGATCACTGCGTTATAAGTACGACTGGCGAACTTAATTTTGAGACCCGAGCAGTTAGATCGGTTAAAACATatccgataataataataaccaatagaaaagtaGTAAATAAGTCAGTAGCGCGCTGATTGGCTGTATGATGTGAAGACCCACAGAATGCCATGcccattgttattgtttaatattttaattatcattattattgttattcatttaacaacgttatataatatatttttcatatagaagaaaaagttgtttataagcatatttatgagaatttagtaaaattagtaaaattagtaaaattaggccataagtaaaattttagggagggtcaaaataaaaaaaattctcaaatataaagataataattatattatggtaatatttattgagctacaagtttttaatattttttgtccggGGGGGGGGCAAGTGCCCTATCATTCCCCTCCCAATGGGCGCCCATGAGTACAAGGTaggtatgtacattgtacactttatagcattttatgattgaaataactatataggACAAAGAAACAGCCCTACAATTTGCAAAAAACTATTCACGAGGGCGGAGCAAGTGGGTGACagctatagttaatattataatgataaatattaaatatatttaatgagtaAGTAATGACTAGTGTCTGCGCTAGGTTTTTCGCTGGTTTGTGCCAATTGCCTATAATATGTCGCccttatgtaatttatatatttttatttataaacaatgctGCCcctaaaattccaaaaaaaattgccGCCCTGTGCAGTTGCACAAGTCGCACATGCCTTCCGCCGACACTGGTAATGACATATTGCAGTGTTAGCAttagtgtaataattaaaatttaatgattttgagAAAAtcgagtttaaaaattatttatatatgtaatatcaaatatgtattaagtttGAAGTTTTAgaggattattattaaaaagatttttaaaagaatttactatgtttaaaaaaacattttatgaggtaattaaattacctTCTTATTAgttcttacaattattattatacttttttgaaatgttgaaaTGACACACTAATGTAATgcacttaattaaaatatacatttatacattattgtaataattaaaattatacattatctaCTGCATGGATTGAATTTATACGTTTAATGttatagcttatattatactatttaacgCATTCAATTTTGATGGTACAGAATGATACATAAttagtatagaatatttacaatgtaaaGAATGCAATTTTTACCACAAGAAAACATGTATAGCTCAAAATcgtcagtttttaatttattacaataattcacttacattatgtatttatatccaAACAAAACttagttttagtatttttagtgCTGTAACCAGATActgagtatttatttattttttaatttaaaataaattagacgaatatattacctacattaattCGATCGTCCAGGTATTAGCCAGGAATTGATATGCATTGCATGATCGTTATATATACCA from Aphis gossypii isolate Hap1 chromosome 1, ASM2018417v2, whole genome shotgun sequence includes these protein-coding regions:
- the LOC114126506 gene encoding outer dense fiber protein 3 isoform X2, whose product is MGGFQQRQWTPTKRRGPIAAEFSGPGPAAVALPTLVGNLVPESKRGRAPAFSFGARHNEKNDSAGPGPGQYNITGLSSKGKDTPPASTLHSRPKEVRPDNFPAPGDYNPEKAEKVIHEHSPQYTFGLKTQVEKPNPNPAPNVYNIPTVMGAAKEGHFKAAPSFSISGRTKEFPDGRLLNPGPGAYNDVQVDLQPAHSFGIKHSPYSNSFGIGY
- the LOC114126506 gene encoding outer dense fiber protein 3 isoform X1 — translated: MGGFQQRQWTPTKRRGPIAAEFSGPGPAAVALPTLVGNLVPESKRGRAPAFSFGARHNEKNDSAGPGPGQYNITGLSSKGKDTPPASTLHSRPKEVRPDNFPAPGDYNPEKAEKVIHEHSPQYTFGLKTQVEKPNPNPAPNVYNIPTVMGAAKEGHFKAAPSFSISGRTKEFPDGRLLNPGPGAYNDVSADSIKPKSPAYTVSARYNMPGDNSPRPGPGAYSPEKVQVDLQPAHSFGIKHSPYSNSFGIGY